The Candidatus Hoaglandella endobia DNA window TTGCAGCGTGTTACCTCCAGCGTCTGGATATGAGAAGGGTCATGGCCCCAAAGAAGTACTTCATGACCGTTACGCGCTAAGTTGATAGCGAGGGCTGTACCGTACGATCCGGCACCGATAATTGTCATTGAAGCATTTACGGTCATGATTGTGTGACTTGATCCTGTTAGGCTTAATTCTTTATGAAGTTATATCAACCTGCAGATACAGATAGTTGTTCATAAACAGCATGTAAAAATTAACTGGTGCTAACTTTAGCTGTAGGAACGTTTCAAGAGATACATGGCTGGCAATGCATTTTGCATTTTTAATAATTAAAAAATCTTAAAGAAACAAAACTTAACAAATATCTTCTGCAAGATAGCAGCACACGGTAGCGTATATACGCAAAGCACCATATCACTATTTTTTAGTTTTGACATCAAAAAAAATTGATTTCTTCATATACAGCTGTGTATATGAAGCGCCATGCCTATTATTTATTTAATATCGCTAAAAATTTTAGCACTGTTATGCATAGGTAACTCTTGAGACCGTATCTATTAATATACAAAAAATCATTTATCCCGGATTAATGGAAAATTATTTCTGCTCCAACCATATATGCCTTCTTTAAGAAAATAGATTCGCTCAAAGCCAGCTTTCGTTAATTTTTTAGCTAAATTGCGTGCAGTAGGAGTGCTGCCACTTGCACAAACGATAATTACCGGTTTAGTCTTATTAGCTTTATCCAGTTGACTTAGATTACCTGATTTGATGTCTGCTACTGCTAAATTTAAACTATTAATTATATGACCTTTGCAGTAAATATCGCTGTTTCTCAAATCAATAATTACAGCTTTTTCTTTATTAAGAAATTTAATAACTTCTTCGCAACTTATTACCTTAATGTTGAAAAACCATTGTTGCAGCATAGTAAAAATTATGAAAACAAAAATAATCACCCATGCTAAACATAGCATGAGATGATTTTCTATAAATGGCATAATGTCTTGCATAGGAATTTTTATTAAAAAAATTATTATTTTTATATAAAAAATAATCTATATATTAGATTATATACCGATATTTTACTAAAAATAATAGTAATACAGATACTTTATCTGGTAAAGAAATCTTAGACAAAAAATAGACTAAATTTTACTGAATAACTATTCAGCTTTTTGTATAATATGAATTATATTCTTAAATTCAGGAGAAAAATAACTTCTAAGCTTTTAGTTCATGCCTGCCTATTAGGCAGGCAACATGCTGTTGGATTCAGATATCGTCTATGCTCTAGCATGTTCTATGTTGGGACCGTGATGCTGTCTGCTGTTTGCTATAGTGCTGATAATGAATATCAGCTTAACGTAGTGCAGCAACATCTTTTTTCTAAAGAAAAAAATCTTAAGCAACAGCAACAACAGCGCATATCACTGATACAAAAAATAAAACAGCAAGAAGAATTTCTTATCCATTCTACCCCTGCTCTGCAGGATACACAGCACACCATCAAAACGCTGAGTCTCGATATCAATCGAATAACACGTTCTATTTGCCAGCTACAAGATCTTCAAATTACCAAAAAAAAACTATTAGCTCAGCAGTTCAATGCGCTTTTCCGGCCGAAAAAACATTTCGGGATGAAGAAATTAATCTTTATTAATGAGCAAAGCATGAGTATC harbors:
- a CDS encoding rhodanese-like domain-containing protein gives rise to the protein MQDIMPFIENHLMLCLAWVIIFVFIIFTMLQQWFFNIKVISCEEVIKFLNKEKAVIIDLRNSDIYCKGHIINSLNLAVADIKSGNLSQLDKANKTKPVIIVCASGSTPTARNLAKKLTKAGFERIYFLKEGIYGWSRNNFPLIRDK